Proteins encoded within one genomic window of Tigriopus californicus strain San Diego chromosome 12, Tcal_SD_v2.1, whole genome shotgun sequence:
- the LOC131891533 gene encoding coagulation factor X-like yields the protein MKLTPNKRPNNAPWAVSVFIVAIIVLITVIVSCILAASIYFLYYDIPILNNTLLTSTEKVDQNQASSPKSLHRLLKHLDIPRPDREPDPDNPTNKEMIKSRESAAVDPATLNIDVNKIYTKWSKWSRCRRKCKQVRKRMCIVPSICGSNVLKEERPCKKGRCRRQSFHIVKRKKLSRKTRGMLKFNKAFYTKWSKWSPCSKSCKTTRTRSCKFALICGSSSVHEEAYCYMDGSLCEDWYRQGKSLSLVEHYRNGRITEEDLFQVNHVDEHLETPISKNQKRNQPPVDLGQCGVRATHSNARHSSTANPPWALRIIGGREATRGHWPWQVAILNKYKEVFCGGTLVAPGWILTAAHCVRKHLYVRIGEHDLIINEGTEREYFVEHSILHPNYNPDTVDSDVALLKIPMEDSNLEHPNLACLPKSDQDVPVGKKCTIIGWGKEKSSHVYGTDVLHEAEIPIVPKEECLNVYRNYFITSNMFCAGYKSGRIDSCAGDSGGPLLCEDQGHWTVYGVTSFGEGCGREGKFGIYAQVPNFVAWIDSVVNY from the exons atgaAGTTAACGCCCAACAAAAGGCCGAACAACGCCCCATGGGCAGTGTCAGTGTTTATCGTGGCTATAATTGTGCTCATCACTGTGATCGTGAGCTGCATCCTGGCAGCGTCCATCTACTTCTTATACTACGACATCCCTATTCTGAACAACACACTTCTGACTTCCACAGAgaag GTGGACCAAAACCAAGCCTCTTCACCCAAGTCATTGCATCGGCTGCTGAAGCACCTCGACATCCCAAGGCCCGATAGAGAACCAGACCCCGATAACCCGACCAATAAGGAGATGATCAAGTCCCGAGAATCTGCCGCCGTTGATCCCGccactttgaacattgatgtGAACAAGATCTACACCAAGTGGTCCAAATGGTCCCGATGTCGGAGGAAATGCAAGCAAGTCAGAAAAAGGATGTGCATCGTCCCCAGTATTTGTGGCTCCAACGTTCTGAAAGAGGAGCGACCGTGCAAGAAAGGTCGTTGCCGGAGACAGAGCTTTCATATCgtgaagaggaagaagttgTCCCGTAAAACTCGCGGGATGTTGAAGTTCAACAAAGCTTTTTACACCAAGTGGTCCAAATGGTCGCCCTGCTCCAAGAGCTGTAAAACCACACGCACCAG GTCTTGCAAGTTTGCCCTGATATGCGGATCGTCGTCCGTTCACGAGGAAGCTTATTGTTACATGGACGGCTCCTTGTGCGAGGATTGGTATCGCCAGGGGAAGTCTCTGAGCTTGGTGGAGCATTATCGGAACGGACGCATCACCGAGGAGGATCTATTTCAAGTGAACCATGTGGACGAGCACCTGGAAACCCCCATTTCAAAGAATCAAAAGAGGAATCAGCCGCCGGTGGACTTGGGGCAATGTGGAGTAAGAGCAACGCATAGCAATGCCAGACATAGCTCCACGGCCAATCCGCCATGGGCACTGAGGATCATCGGAGGCCGTGAAGCCACTCGAGGACACTGGCCATGGCAGGTGGCCATTTTGAACAAGTACAAGGAGGTCTTTTGTGGAGGGACCCTTGTCGCCCCTGGCTGGATCCTGACAGCGGCTCACTGCGTCCGCAAGCACCTCTATGTGCGCATTGGGGAGCATGATTTGATCATTAACGAG GGCACGGAACGAGAATACTTCGTGGAACATTCCATTCTCCATCCAAACTACAATCCGGACACAGTTGATAGCGATGTGGCCTTGCTGAAGATTCCGATGGAGGATTCCAACCTGGAGCATCCCAATTTGGCGTGTTTGCCAAAGTCTGACCAAGATGTTCCAGTCGGCAAGAAGTGCACAATCATCGGATGGGGCAAGGAAAAAAGCTCCCATGTCTATGGCACGGATGTTCTTCATGAAGCTGAG ATTCCCATCGTGCCTAAAGAGGAGTGTTTAAACGTATATCGGAATTATTTTATCACCTCCAACATGTTTTGTGCCGGTTACAAAAGTGGGCGGATTGATAGCTGCGCTGGCGACAGTGGCGGACCGTTGCTGTGCGAGGACCAAGGTCATTGGACGGTGTACGGGGTCACAAGTTTCGGCGAAGGCTGCGGACGCGAGGGCAAGTTCGGCATCTACGCTCAAGTGCCCAACTTTGTGGCGTGGATTGACAGTGTTGTCAACTATTAG